The following are encoded in a window of Cervus canadensis isolate Bull #8, Minnesota chromosome 11, ASM1932006v1, whole genome shotgun sequence genomic DNA:
- the ZW10 gene encoding centromere/kinetochore protein zw10 homolog — protein MASFVTEVLAHSGRLEKEDLGTRISRLTQRVEEIKGEVCSMISKKYSEFLPSMQSAQDLVTQVDKLSDDIGLLKSRIESEVRRDLHVSTAEFTDLKQQLERDSVVLCLLRQLREFSTAIEEYNCALAEKKYISAAQHLEEAQKCLKLLKSRKCFDLKILKSLSMEHTIQKQNILYHLGEEWQKLIVWKFPPSKDISNLESCLQTELHLCTEQSQKEEKDPVPPISSVLLAFSLLGELHTKLKSFGQMLLKYILKPLASCPSLLAVIESQPNITIIRFESVMTDLEHPSPSEVFAKIRLVLEVVQKQLLDLPLDADLEKLKTSKITLAEMLGDMIWEDLSECLIKDCLVYSIPTNSSKLQQYEEIIQSTEEFENALKEMRFLKGDTTDLLKYARNINSHFANKKCQDVIVAARNLMTSEIHNTVKITPASKISVPDLPCPNEDDKLQVQKVSTAQYNEVANLEPENTLDQHSFSLPTCRISESVKKLMELAYQTLLEATTSSDQCAVQLFYSVRNIFHLFHDVVPTYHKENLQKLPQLAAIHHNNCMYIAHHLLTLGHQFRLRLAPILCDGTTTFVDLVPGFRRLGTECFLAQMRAQKGELLERLSSARNFSNMDDEDNYSAASKAVRQVLHQLKRLGVVWQDVLPVNIYCKAMGTLLNTAVSEIIGRITALEDISTEDGDRLYSLCKTVVDEGPQVFAPLSEENKNKKYQEEVPVYVSKWMPFKELMMMLQASLQEIGDRWADGKGPLATAFSSSEVKALIRALFQNTERRAATLAKIK, from the exons ATGGCCTCGTTCGTGACGGAAGTCCTGGCACACTCCGGGAGGCTGGAGAAGGAGGATCTGGGCACTCGGATCAGTCGCCTGACCCAGCGGGTGGAAGAAATCAAG GGCGAGGTGTGCAGTATGATCAGCAAGAAGTACAGCGAATTCCTGCCTAGCATGCAGAGCGCCCAGGACCTGGTTACCCAAGTGGATAAGCTATCTGATGACATTGGCTTGCTGAAATCTAGGATAGAGAGTGAG GTCCGCCGGGATCTTCATGTATCAACGGCTGAATTTACAGACTTGAAGCAACAGTTGGAAAGAGACTCAGTAGTCCTCTGTTTGCTTAGACAGCTACGAGAG TTTTCTACTGCTATTGAGGAATATAATTGTGCCTTAGCAGAAAAGAAGTATATTTCTGCTGCTCAGCATCTAGAAGAG GCCCAGAAATGCTTGAAGTTACTAAAATCCAGAAAATGCTTtgacttaaaaatattgaaatctcTCAGCATGGAGCATACAATACAGAAACAGAACATACTTTATCACCTTGGAGAAGAGTGGCAGAAGCTGATTGTATGGAAGTTCCCACCATCAAAAG ATATCAGCAACTTGGAATCTTGCCTGCAAACAGAGCTTCATTTATGCACTGAACAAtctcagaaagaagagaaggaccCTGTGCCACCAATCAGTTCTGTCCTCTTggcattttctcttcttggagaGCTACATACCAAGCTTAAGTCATTTG GTCAGATGCTGCTGAAGTATATCCTTAAGCCTCTGGCATCTTGCCCATCCCTTCTTGCTGTGATAGAAAGCCAACCTAACATCACTATCATTCGTTTTGAATCTGTGATGACTGACTTGGAACATCCATCACCATCTGAAGTTTTTGCCAAGATCAGACTGGTACTGGAAGTGGTCCAGAAACAACTTCTAG aTTTACCTCTTGATGCTGACCTAGAAAAGTTAAAGACATCTAAGATCACATTGGCTGAGATGCTTGGTGACATGATCTGGGAGGACCTATCTGAGTGCCTTATTAAAGATTGTTTGGTTTATTCTATCCCGACAAATAGCAGCAAGTTACAGCAGTATGAAGAG atcATACAATCCACTGAAGAATTTGAAAATGCCTTAAAGGAGATGAGGTTTTTAAAAGGAGATACTACTGATTTGCTGAAATATGCCCGTAATATCAATTCTCATTTTGCTAACAAGAAGTGTCAGGATGTGATTGTGGCGGCTAGAAACCTAATGACCTCTGAAATTCACAACACTGTGAAG ATTACTCCTGCTTCTAAGATAAGTGTGCCAGACTTACCTTGTCCTAATGAGGACGACAAGCTACAAGTACAGAAAGTGTCCACAGCTCAGTACAATGAGGTGGCGAATTTAGAACCTGAGAATACGTTGGACCAACATTCCTTTTCTTTGCCTACATGTCGCATCAGTGAATCTGTGAAGAAATTAATGGAACTTGCCTATCAGACTTTACTGGAGGCAACAACCAGCAGTGATCAATG tgctgtTCAACTTTTCTACTCAGTGAGGAATATCTTCCATTTGTTCCATGATGTTGTACCAACATATCACAA GGAGAACCTTCAAAAACTGCCACAGTTGGCTGCCATTCACCACAACAACTGCATGTATATTGCTCACCACTTGCTAACCCTCGGGCATCAGTTCAGGTTGCGTCTTGCCCCCATTCTCTGCGATGGCACTACTACTTTTGTGGACCTTGTACCTGGCTTCCGGAGACTTG GGACCGAGTGTTTTCTGGCCCAGATGCGGGCACAGAAAGGAGAACTTCTGGAAAGATTATCAAGTGCTAGAAACTTTTCAAACATGGACGATGAGGACAATTATTCTGCAGCAAGTAAAGCAGTGCGGCAG GTACTGCACCAGCTAAAGAGACTCGGAGTTGTGTGGCAGGATGTCCTGCCGGTGAACATATATTGCAAGGCTATGGGGACTTTACTCAACACAGCGGTTTCTGAGATCATTGGCAGGATCACTGCCCTGGAG GACATCTCTACCGAAGACGGTGACAGATTGTATTCCTTGTGCAAAACAGTGGTGGATGAAGGACCTCAAGTATTTGCACCTCTGTCTGAAGAAAACAAGAATAAGAAATACCAAGAAGAGGTTCCAGTCTACGTGTCAAAATGGATGCCATTCAAAGAACTGATGATGATGCTACAAGCCAGTTTGCAAGAAATTGGGGATCG gtGGGCAGATGGAAAAGGGCCCTTGGCAACTGCATTCTCTTCCAGTGAAGTAAAAGCTTTAATTCGTGCCTTGTTCCAGAACACAGAAAGAAGAGCAGCCACCCTTGCTAAGATTAAATAG